CCGTTCGGTGGCACCACCCGAGACGGGGACGGTACACAGCCCCAGGCGCTCCGCCCCCGCGTGGGTGCCCAGCCCCCCGGTGAAGAGGCCATAGCCGTAGGCGTTGTGGAAGGTCATGCCGGGCCGCGCCCCCGCCGCGTACAGGGAACGGGCCACGACCTCCGCGAAGACGTCCAGGTCGTTCGCGTCGTAGGCGACGACGGTGGGCTTGCCGGTCGTGCCGCTGCTCGCGTGCAGGCGGCGCAGCTCCTCGCGGGGCACGCACGAGAGGCCGAGCGGGTAGTGGTCCCGCAGGTCCGCCTTGCGCGTCAGGGGAAAGCGGGCCAGATCGTCGAGTGTTCGCAGATTATCCGGCGTGACGCCCGCCGCCCCGAACTTCGCCCGGTAGGCGGGGACGCACTCGTATTGCCGGGCGACCATCTCCTGGAGCCGCGCAAGTTGCAGGGCGCGCAGCTCGGGCCGGGGCAGCGCCTCAAAGCCAGGTTGAAACATCATGGCTCTATTAAAGCGGGTCACTGGGGCGGCGACCCCCACGGAGGAAGGCCCCCGGCTCCCCAGCCACAGCCGCTCTCCGTGACGCTTCCCTGCTGTGGCCTGCCCGGCACCCGCCCACACGAACTTTACTGACCTCCCGGGCAAACCGCGTGGGGCAGCGGTATAGTGGACGCGAAACCTCCCCTCATCCGCCCGACTCCCCAGCCGTGACCGCGCGGCCATCTGCCCTCCACACCGGGCCCGGGCTCTTTGACCACCTCACCCTCCCCGGAGTCATCGGATGAGTCAGCACAGCGAACAGACCGGCGATGGGGGCTGCGCGAGCAGGCCGAGCGCGAACGGCGGGCGGCCTCCCCGCGGCGGCCGGACCCCCTCCTGCAGGACCCCGCCGCGCTGCTGCACGAGTTGCAGGTTCAGCAGATCGAACTGGAGCGCCAGAACGAGGGAGGTCCGCAAACGGCTCGAACCCGATTTGCAGGCCCGCCGGATGCGGCTCACCCACGATGCCCTGCCGGTCGTGACCGCCGACCCGAGCGCTATGCGAGTCGTGTTCCGGCGCCTGCTGAGTAAAGCGCTGAAGTACACCCGCACCCGTGAGGAGGCCCGCATCTGGATCTTCACTAGGACACCGGGCGCGAATACGTGATCGGCGTGCGCGACAACGGGGTGGGCTTCAAAATACGCTGCCGCGACCGCCTGTTCGGGGTCTTCCGGCGCCTGCACAGCGAGCGCGACTACGAGGGCGCCGGGGTGGACCTGGCGATTGTGCGCCGGGTGCTCTCTCGCTGCAGCGGCCAGGTCTGGGCCGAGGGCAAGGTCGGCGAGGGCGCGACCTTCTACGTGGCCCTGCCCAAACAGCCCGCCGACCTGGAGTAGGGCCGGGGACCCGGCGCACCCCTCACCCAGGCGCAACAAAAAACCCCGTCCTGGGACGGGGCCGGGGGGTCAGGAGTTCAGTCCGCCGCTTCCGTGGCCTGGAAGCCCGCGTCCAGCCCGGTCCGGGCGGCGGTGGAGATGTACCCGATGGAGCGCCAGGGGATCAGCAGATCGGCCTCTCCCGCCGTGACCTCGAAGGGGGCGTTGGGAAGCAGGCTCTGGTTGAGCGTCTTGCTGACGCGGTCCCGCTGCGCGCGGGTCATGGAGGTGGTGATGACGTCGCCGTTGATGAGGTGAAGGTTGACCGTAAGCATCCTTATCCGGAAAGATAACTCATTTTTCCTTTAGCGTCTGTTTAGATTTCCACGTTGCAGGGTGGCGTGCTCAGGAGACGGGGGGCGGACTGGCGACCGCCTGACCCGGGGCCAGGGAGAGGCCGTGGCATGCTGAGGGCCAGGGGACCGGCCCGGGCCGACCACATGCTGAACACTGCCCTCGACTTTGACCCCACCCGCTGGAAGCCCGTCACCGCCCTGCGCTGCACGGTGGGGGTGGCCCTGCCCCTACTGCTCGCCCTAGTGAGCGGCCACGCCGAGTGGGGGGTGCTGGCCGGGGTCGGCGCGCTGAACGCCGGGTTCGCCTCGCTCAGTGGCCCCTACCGCGCCCGCTGGCGCCTGATGCTGACGAGCAGCGTGGGGATGGCGGCGGTCACGCTGCTGGCGGGCCTGGTCGGTTCCAGCGCCGTGGCGAGTGCCCTGGCGGTGACCGCCGTGGCGGGCGTGCTGACCGTGATCGGCGCGTCGGGTGCGGCGGCGGGCACAGTGGCGCTCCAGGCGACGAACGTGCTGATCATCCTCAGCGGGCTGCCCCTGGGCGCGGCGCAGGCCCCGGGCGGGGCGCTGCTGGTCCTGGCGGGCGGCGTGCTGCAAACCCTGCTGCTGGGTGGCGCCGCCCGGCTCGATCCCGTCTTCCCGGAGCGCTGGGCGGTCGCGCGGGCCTACCGCAGCCTGGCGGATTTCGTCACCTCCCCCCGCGCGGACCGGGTCCGCCTTCCCGGCGCCGTCCCCTTTCAGGAGGCGTGGACCGCGCTGGAGGACGCGCGGCGGCTGGGGGGGCATCCCGATCACGCCCGCCTGCAAGCGGCGCTCCAGCACGCCGAGGACCTGCGAAACGCCCTGGTCGGCCCACTCCCCGCGGGGGCGGCCGAGACCCTGCACCGCATTTTTCTCGATGTGGCCCACGACCTCCGGCGGGGGCATCCCGTGCGGCAAGACCCGCAGGCCCTTCGCACCCTGGAGCGTTGGGTGGCCCATTCAGCGCCGGACGGGGCGGAACAGGCCCGCTGGGCACGGATCGTGGGCCTGCTGCGGGAGCTGGCGGCCCTGCCCACTGCCTCGCCTGGCCCCATCCCCGCCCTGCCGGAAGCGGCCCCACCCGCCCGCCCCCTCCCGGACCGGGTCCGGCAGACCCTGGCCACCCTGCGCCCGGACTCCCTGGTGGCGGGGTATGCCCTGCGGTACGCGGTCGCCCTGGGCGTGACGACTGCGGCCTACCGCCTGGGGCACCTCCCGCACGGGTACTGGTTGCCGCTGACCGTGGCGGTGGTCCTGAAGCCCGAGTACGCGCTGACCCTGACGCGGGGGGTCGCCCGGCTGGTGGGCACGCTGGGCGGGGTCCTGGTGGCGACGCTGCTCACCCTGCTCCACCCGCCACTCGCCGCGCTCATGCTGCTGGTGGTGCTGTCGGCCTGGCTGGGGTTCTCCCTGCTGCCCGCGGGCTACGCGCCGTTCTCCTTTGCCGTCACCCTGTACGTGGTGTTCTCGCTCACCGCCTCAGGGATGGCGGAGCAGGCCGTCGGCGCCGAGCGCATCGCGGCCACCGGGCTGGGTGGGCTGATCGCGCTGGGCACCGCCCTGCTGTGGCCCCGGTGGCGCTCGCGTGAGGTGCGGGAGGCCCTGCGCGCGGCGGCCGCCGCGCAACAGGCGTACGCCCGGCAGCTGGAGGCGGTGCTGCGGGGCGGACCGCCCGATTCACTGGTGGAGGCGCAGCGGCAGGCCCGCTCCCGGCGGGTCCAGGCCGGGCAGGTTCTGCGGGCGGCCTCGCTCGAACCCCGCTGGCACCGCGACCCGCGGGCGGCCGAGGCGCGGGACGCCCTGGAGCAACTGGACGCGGGCGCGGCGGTGCTGCTGCCCCTGCACACCCGGGCGCTGGGGCCGGGCGTCAACGCGGAGCCAGGCCCGGCGCTGGAGCAGGTGCGGGAGATTCTGGACCGGGCGGGCGCCCTGGCGGAGGCCTGGAGCGAGACGGCGTCGTGGGAGGACCGACCCCCGCGCTGAGCACTGAGTGACTGGCACGGGGCGGGCTCTTCCCCCGCTCAGCCCAGCATGTCCGGGCGTTCGCCGGGCCGCCTCGGGGGCCAGGAGGGCTTGTCCACCGGGAGGAGGCGCCGAACCGCCGCCGGGTCCACGGGTTTGGGCAGGAAGCCCGAGGCGCCCGTCTGCCGGGAGACCCACATGTGCACCTCGGCGGGCGAACTGGTCAGCACCACGACGCACAGCTCGCGGAGCGCCTCGTCCGCGCGCACGTGGGCCAGCACCTCCAGCCCGTCCATGCGCGGGAGGTTGAGGTCGAGCAGCACCAGGTCGGGCCGGGGAGCGCAGCCGTACCCGTCCTCACGGCGCAGGAACGCCAGCGCCTCCTCCCCGTCCCTCACGACATGCAGGCGCAGGTCAGGGCCCGCCTCCTCGAACATCACCTGGGCGTACAGCACGTCCGCCGGGTTATCCTCCACCAGCAG
This window of the Deinococcus apachensis DSM 19763 genome carries:
- a CDS encoding FUSC family protein; this translates as MLRARGPARADHMLNTALDFDPTRWKPVTALRCTVGVALPLLLALVSGHAEWGVLAGVGALNAGFASLSGPYRARWRLMLTSSVGMAAVTLLAGLVGSSAVASALAVTAVAGVLTVIGASGAAAGTVALQATNVLIILSGLPLGAAQAPGGALLVLAGGVLQTLLLGGAARLDPVFPERWAVARAYRSLADFVTSPRADRVRLPGAVPFQEAWTALEDARRLGGHPDHARLQAALQHAEDLRNALVGPLPAGAAETLHRIFLDVAHDLRRGHPVRQDPQALRTLERWVAHSAPDGAEQARWARIVGLLRELAALPTASPGPIPALPEAAPPARPLPDRVRQTLATLRPDSLVAGYALRYAVALGVTTAAYRLGHLPHGYWLPLTVAVVLKPEYALTLTRGVARLVGTLGGVLVATLLTLLHPPLAALMLLVVLSAWLGFSLLPAGYAPFSFAVTLYVVFSLTASGMAEQAVGAERIAATGLGGLIALGTALLWPRWRSREVREALRAAAAAQQAYARQLEAVLRGGPPDSLVEAQRQARSRRVQAGQVLRAASLEPRWHRDPRAAEARDALEQLDAGAAVLLPLHTRALGPGVNAEPGPALEQVREILDRAGALAEAWSETASWEDRPPR
- a CDS encoding ATP-binding protein produces the protein MIGVRDNGVGFKIRCRDRLFGVFRRLHSERDYEGAGVDLAIVRRVLSRCSGQVWAEGKVGEGATFYVALPKQPADLE
- a CDS encoding response regulator; its protein translation is MPQTTRDLASFPRTRRAPLEVLLVEDNPADVLYAQVMFEEAGPDLRLHVVRDGEEALAFLRREDGYGCAPRPDLVLLDLNLPRMDGLEVLAHVRADEALRELCVVVLTSSPAEVHMWVSRQTGASGFLPKPVDPAAVRRLLPVDKPSWPPRRPGERPDMLG